The proteins below are encoded in one region of Oncorhynchus masou masou isolate Uvic2021 chromosome 15, UVic_Omas_1.1, whole genome shotgun sequence:
- the LOC135555619 gene encoding hemoglobin embryonic subunit alpha-like has protein sequence MSLTAKDKQIVTAFFGKVSGKAEDIGNEALSRTLVVYPQTKTYFSHWTDLSPGSAPVKKHGLTVMGGVLEAVTKIDDLASGLLTLSELHAFTLRVDPANFKIINHNILVVLAMLFPDDFTPEVHVSVDKFLAKLALALSEKYR, from the exons ATGAGTCTCACAGCCAAGGACAAACAGATCGTGACAGCCTTTTTTGGAAAGGTGTCTGGCAAAGCAGAGGACATCGGAAATGAGGCTCTCTCTAG GACCCTGGTGGTGTACCCCCAGACCAAGACCTACTTCTCCCACTGGACGGACCTGAGCCCCGGCTCTGCTCCCGTCAAGAAGCACGGTCTGACCGTCATGGGAGGCGTCCTAGAAGCGGTGACCAAGATCGACGACCTGGCCAGTGGTCTTCTGACCCTCAGCGAGCTTCACGCCTTCACGCTGCGTGTGGATCCCGCCAACTTCAAG ATCATCAACCACAACATCCTGGTGGTGCTGGCCATGCTGTTCCCTGACGACTTTACCCCTGAGGTGCACGTGTCTGTGGACAAGTTCCTCGCCAAGTTGGCCCTGGCGCTTTCCGAGAAGTATCGTTAA
- the LOC135555616 gene encoding hemoglobin subunit beta-like, giving the protein MVQWTDFERATIQSVFEKMDYDDVGPAALSRCLVVYPWTQRYFGNFGNLYNAAAIQGNPMVAAHGKTVLRGLDRAVKNMDDIKATYAELSVLHSEKLRVDPDNFRLLADCLTIVVAARMGADFTADVQRAFQKFLAIVVSSLGRQYH; this is encoded by the exons ATGGTTCAGTGGACAGACTTTGAGCGCGCCACCATTCAGAGCGTCTTCGAGAAGATGGACTACGATGACGTTGGGCCCGCGGCTCTTTCCAG GTGTCTGGTTGTGTACCCCTGGACCCAGAGGTATTTCGGTAACTTTGGAAACCTGTACAACGCCGCTGCCATCCAGGGAAACCCAATGGTCGCCGCTCACGGAAAGACCGTCCTGCGCGGACTGGACCGGGCTGTCAAGAACATGGACGACATCAAGGCCACCTACGCAGAGCTGAGCGTGCTGCACTCCGAGAAATTGCGCGTGGATCCAGACAACTTCCGG CTGCTGGCTGACTGCCTTACTATTGTCGTTGCTGCGAGAATGGGTGCTGACTTCACCGCTGATGTCCAGCGCGCTTTCCAGAAGTTCCTGGCCATCGTGGTGAGCTCCCTGGGCAGACAGTACCACTAG
- the LOC135555618 gene encoding hemoglobin subunit beta-like, whose translation MVQWTDFERKTIQSIFEKMDYDDVGPAALSRCLVVYPWTQRYFGNFGNLYNAAAIQGNPMVAAHGKTVLRGLDRAVKNMDDIKATYAELSVLHSEKLRVDPDNFRLLADCLTIVVAARMGADFTADVQGAFQKFLAVVVSSLGRQYH comes from the exons ATGGTTCAGTGGACAGACTTCGAGCGCAAAACAATCCAGAGCATCTTCGAGAAGATGGACTACGATGACGTGGGCCCCGCGGCTCTTTCCAG GTGTCTGGTCGTGTACCCCTGGACCCAGAGGTATTTCGGTAACTTCGGAAACCTGTACAACGCCGCTGCCATCCAGGGAAACCCAATGGTCGCCGCTCACGGAAAGACCGTCCTGCGCGGACTGGACCGGGCTGTCAAGAACATGGACGACATCAAGGCCACCTACGCAGAGCTGAGCGTGCTGCACTCCGAGAAATTGCGCGTGGATCCAGACAACTTCCGG CTGCTGGCTGACTGCTTGACTATTGTCGTTGCTGCAAGAATGGGTGCTGACTTCACCGCTGACGTCCAGGGTGCTTTCCAGAAGTTCCTTGCCGTCGTGGTGAGCTCCCTGGGCAGACAGTACCACTAG